Proteins from a genomic interval of Epinephelus fuscoguttatus linkage group LG16, E.fuscoguttatus.final_Chr_v1:
- the pde10a gene encoding cAMP and cAMP-inhibited cGMP 3',5'-cyclic phosphodiesterase 10A isoform X1: MSKKRKSPDDQDFEESPPAECSDQGLTDEKVKAYLSLHPQMLDDFVLESVSAETLDRWLKRKTSSRPADDTSAKEVSRQYQDTNMQGVVYELNSYMEQRLDTGGDNKLLLYELCNIIKTATKADGFALYFLGECNNSLCLFTPTGAKDGPPSLIPSGPIAFGTTIAAHVAKTHKTLLVEDIMGDERFPDGTGQDSGIHVHSVLCLPIVTAIGDLIAILELHRQWGKEPFNLSHQEVATANLAWASVAIHQVQVCRGLAKQTELNDFLLDVSKTYFDNIVAIDSLLEHIMIYAKNLVNADRCALFQVDHNNKELYSDLFDIGEEKEGKPVFRKTKEIRFSIDKGIAGQVAQTGEVLNIPDAYADPRFNREVDLKTGYTTRNILCMPIVSRGTVIGVVQMVNKLSGSAFTKTDENNFKMFAVFCALALHCANMYHRIRHSECIYRVTMEKLSYHSICTSEEWKTLSQLNLPAPIYKEIEMFHFDISPFEEIWPAVFIYMVHSSCGKTSFELEKLCRFTMSVRKNYRRVPYHNWKHAVTVAHCMYAILQKTPGMFTELEKKGLLIACLCHDLDHRGFSNAYLQKFDHPLAALYSTSTMEQHHFSQTVSILQLEGHNIFSNLNSSEYEQVLEIIRKAIIATDLALYFNNHQQLSELLTASALDLNNHSHRDRVIGLMMTACDLCSVTKQWQITRLTANDIYAEFWAEGDEMKKIGLQPIPMMDRDKKDEVPQGQVGFYNAVAVPCYTTLAELFPPSSPLLKACKENLGQWEKISRGEMQDILPSRPSDSGPVKVDN, encoded by the exons CAGTACCAGGACACAAATATGCAGGGTGTGGTGTACGAACTCAACAGCTACATGGAGCAGCGCCTGGACACTGGAGGAGACAACAAACTCCTGCTCTATGAGTTGTGCAACATCATCAAGACAG CAACAAAAGCTGATGGATTTGCACTTTACTTTTTGGGAGAATGCAACAAT AGTTTATGTTTGTTCACTCCAACGGGGGCCAAGGATGGCCCTCCAAGCCTCATCCCCTCCGGCCCCATCGCATTTGGGACAACCATTGCCGCTCATGTTGCCAAGACTCACAAAACACTGCTAGTAGAGGACATCATGGGG GATGAGCGCTTCCCCGACGGCACAGGGCAGGACTCAGGGATCCATGTTCACTCTGTCCTGTGCCTCCCCATCGTCACTGCCATTGGGGACCTCATTGCCATCCTGGAGCTGCATCGGCAGTGGGGCAAGGAGCCCTTCAACCTCAGCCACCAGGAG GTTGCAACAGCTAATTTAGCGTGGGCATCAGTTGCCATTCATCAAGTACAG GTGTGCAGAGGCCTCGCCAAACAGACTGAGCTCAATGACTTCCTACTAGATGTGTCAAA AACATACTTTGATAACATTGTGGCAATAGATTCTCTACTTGAACATATTATG ATATATGCAAAAAACCTAGTGAATGCGGACAGGTGCGCACTCTTCCAGGTAGATCACAACAACAAAGAACTGTACTCTGACCTGTTCGATATTGGGGAAGAGAAAGAAGGCAAACCTGTCTTTAGGAAAACCAAAGAAATTAG GTTTTCTATAGACAAGGGAATAGCTGGCCAAGTGGCTCAGACAGGGGAAGTCTTAAATATCCCAGATGCCTATGCAGACCCCCGGTTCAACCG AGAGGTGGACCTCAAAACCGGCTACACCACGCGGAACATCCTGTGCATGCCCATCGTGAGCAGGGGGACCGTTATAGGTGTGGTGCAGATGGTGAACAAGCTAAGCGGAAGTGCCTTCACTAAAACAGATGAGAACAACTTTAAGATGTTTGCTGTCTTTTGTGCTCTGGCCTTACACTGTGCAAAT ATGTACCACAGGATCCGGCACTCTGAATGCATTTACAGAGTGACGATGGAAAAACTGTCTTATCACAGCATCTGCACATCAGAGGAATGGAAGACCCTTAGCCAGCTCAATCTCCCTGCACCCATTTATAAAGAGATCGAAAT gTTCCACTTTGACATCAGTCCCTTTGAGGAGATCTGGCCCGCTGTCTTTATCTACATGGTTCATAGCTCCTGTGGTAAGACCAG CTTTGAGCTGGAGAAGCTGTGTCGGTTCACCATGTCTGTACGGAAGAACTACCGACGTGTGCCCTACCACAACTGGAAGCACGCGGTAACGGTGGCACACTGTATGTACGCCATCCTACAGAAAACCCCCGGGATGTTCACAGAGTTAGAG AAGAAGGGTCTGTTGATAGCCTGCCTGTGCCATGACTTGGACCATCGGGGGTTCAGCAACGCATACCTACAGAAGTTTGACCATCCACTGGCTGCTCTGTACTCCACCTCCACCATGGAGCAACACCACTTCTCTCAGACTGTCTCCATCCTACAG CTGGAAGGGCACAATATTTTCTCCAACCTGAATTCCAGCGAGTACGAGCAGGTGCTGGAGATCATCCGGAAGGCCATCATCGCCACGGACCTCGCCCTGTACTTCAACAACCACCAGCAGCTGTCCGAGCTACTGACCGCGAGCGCGCTAGACTTGAACAACCACAgtcacag GGACCGTGTGATTGGTCTGATGATGACAGCATGTGACCTGTGTTCTGTTACCAAGCAATGGCAAATCACACGGCTCACAGCCAACGACATCTATGCTGAGTTCTGGGCTGAG GGTGATGAGATGAAGAAAATTGGGTTGCAGCCGATCCCTATGATGGACAGAGACAAGAAGGATGAGGTTCCCCAAGGCCAA gtgGGATTTTACAATGCTGTTGCAGTTCCATGTTACACGACACTAGCGGAGCTTTTCCCTCCATCCAGTCCTCTTCTAAAAGCCTGCAA GGAGAACCTGGGCCAGTGGGAGAAGATATCACggggagagatgcaggacatATTGCCCAGCCGGCCTTCAGATTCAGGTCCTGTCAAGGTGGACAACTGA
- the pde10a gene encoding cAMP and cAMP-inhibited cGMP 3',5'-cyclic phosphodiesterase 10A isoform X3 — MEDGPSSTSCFRRLTDCFLGASLTDEKVKAYLSLHPQMLDDFVLESVSAETLDRWLKRKTSSRPADDTSAKEVSRQYQDTNMQGVVYELNSYMEQRLDTGGDNKLLLYELCNIIKTATKADGFALYFLGECNNSLCLFTPTGAKDGPPSLIPSGPIAFGTTIAAHVAKTHKTLLVEDIMGDERFPDGTGQDSGIHVHSVLCLPIVTAIGDLIAILELHRQWGKEPFNLSHQEVATANLAWASVAIHQVQVCRGLAKQTELNDFLLDVSKTYFDNIVAIDSLLEHIMIYAKNLVNADRCALFQVDHNNKELYSDLFDIGEEKEGKPVFRKTKEIRFSIDKGIAGQVAQTGEVLNIPDAYADPRFNREVDLKTGYTTRNILCMPIVSRGTVIGVVQMVNKLSGSAFTKTDENNFKMFAVFCALALHCANMYHRIRHSECIYRVTMEKLSYHSICTSEEWKTLSQLNLPAPIYKEIEMFHFDISPFEEIWPAVFIYMVHSSCGKTSFELEKLCRFTMSVRKNYRRVPYHNWKHAVTVAHCMYAILQKTPGMFTELEKKGLLIACLCHDLDHRGFSNAYLQKFDHPLAALYSTSTMEQHHFSQTVSILQLEGHNIFSNLNSSEYEQVLEIIRKAIIATDLALYFNNHQQLSELLTASALDLNNHSHRDRVIGLMMTACDLCSVTKQWQITRLTANDIYAEFWAEGDEMKKIGLQPIPMMDRDKKDEVPQGQVGFYNAVAVPCYTTLAELFPPSSPLLKACKENLGQWEKISRGEMQDILPSRPSDSGPVKVDN, encoded by the exons CAGTACCAGGACACAAATATGCAGGGTGTGGTGTACGAACTCAACAGCTACATGGAGCAGCGCCTGGACACTGGAGGAGACAACAAACTCCTGCTCTATGAGTTGTGCAACATCATCAAGACAG CAACAAAAGCTGATGGATTTGCACTTTACTTTTTGGGAGAATGCAACAAT AGTTTATGTTTGTTCACTCCAACGGGGGCCAAGGATGGCCCTCCAAGCCTCATCCCCTCCGGCCCCATCGCATTTGGGACAACCATTGCCGCTCATGTTGCCAAGACTCACAAAACACTGCTAGTAGAGGACATCATGGGG GATGAGCGCTTCCCCGACGGCACAGGGCAGGACTCAGGGATCCATGTTCACTCTGTCCTGTGCCTCCCCATCGTCACTGCCATTGGGGACCTCATTGCCATCCTGGAGCTGCATCGGCAGTGGGGCAAGGAGCCCTTCAACCTCAGCCACCAGGAG GTTGCAACAGCTAATTTAGCGTGGGCATCAGTTGCCATTCATCAAGTACAG GTGTGCAGAGGCCTCGCCAAACAGACTGAGCTCAATGACTTCCTACTAGATGTGTCAAA AACATACTTTGATAACATTGTGGCAATAGATTCTCTACTTGAACATATTATG ATATATGCAAAAAACCTAGTGAATGCGGACAGGTGCGCACTCTTCCAGGTAGATCACAACAACAAAGAACTGTACTCTGACCTGTTCGATATTGGGGAAGAGAAAGAAGGCAAACCTGTCTTTAGGAAAACCAAAGAAATTAG GTTTTCTATAGACAAGGGAATAGCTGGCCAAGTGGCTCAGACAGGGGAAGTCTTAAATATCCCAGATGCCTATGCAGACCCCCGGTTCAACCG AGAGGTGGACCTCAAAACCGGCTACACCACGCGGAACATCCTGTGCATGCCCATCGTGAGCAGGGGGACCGTTATAGGTGTGGTGCAGATGGTGAACAAGCTAAGCGGAAGTGCCTTCACTAAAACAGATGAGAACAACTTTAAGATGTTTGCTGTCTTTTGTGCTCTGGCCTTACACTGTGCAAAT ATGTACCACAGGATCCGGCACTCTGAATGCATTTACAGAGTGACGATGGAAAAACTGTCTTATCACAGCATCTGCACATCAGAGGAATGGAAGACCCTTAGCCAGCTCAATCTCCCTGCACCCATTTATAAAGAGATCGAAAT gTTCCACTTTGACATCAGTCCCTTTGAGGAGATCTGGCCCGCTGTCTTTATCTACATGGTTCATAGCTCCTGTGGTAAGACCAG CTTTGAGCTGGAGAAGCTGTGTCGGTTCACCATGTCTGTACGGAAGAACTACCGACGTGTGCCCTACCACAACTGGAAGCACGCGGTAACGGTGGCACACTGTATGTACGCCATCCTACAGAAAACCCCCGGGATGTTCACAGAGTTAGAG AAGAAGGGTCTGTTGATAGCCTGCCTGTGCCATGACTTGGACCATCGGGGGTTCAGCAACGCATACCTACAGAAGTTTGACCATCCACTGGCTGCTCTGTACTCCACCTCCACCATGGAGCAACACCACTTCTCTCAGACTGTCTCCATCCTACAG CTGGAAGGGCACAATATTTTCTCCAACCTGAATTCCAGCGAGTACGAGCAGGTGCTGGAGATCATCCGGAAGGCCATCATCGCCACGGACCTCGCCCTGTACTTCAACAACCACCAGCAGCTGTCCGAGCTACTGACCGCGAGCGCGCTAGACTTGAACAACCACAgtcacag GGACCGTGTGATTGGTCTGATGATGACAGCATGTGACCTGTGTTCTGTTACCAAGCAATGGCAAATCACACGGCTCACAGCCAACGACATCTATGCTGAGTTCTGGGCTGAG GGTGATGAGATGAAGAAAATTGGGTTGCAGCCGATCCCTATGATGGACAGAGACAAGAAGGATGAGGTTCCCCAAGGCCAA gtgGGATTTTACAATGCTGTTGCAGTTCCATGTTACACGACACTAGCGGAGCTTTTCCCTCCATCCAGTCCTCTTCTAAAAGCCTGCAA GGAGAACCTGGGCCAGTGGGAGAAGATATCACggggagagatgcaggacatATTGCCCAGCCGGCCTTCAGATTCAGGTCCTGTCAAGGTGGACAACTGA
- the pde10a gene encoding cAMP and cAMP-inhibited cGMP 3',5'-cyclic phosphodiesterase 10A isoform X2 produces MSKKRKSPDDQDFEESPPAECSDQGLTDEKVKAYLSLHPQMLDDFVLESVSAETLDRWLKRKTSSRPADDTSAKEVSRYQDTNMQGVVYELNSYMEQRLDTGGDNKLLLYELCNIIKTATKADGFALYFLGECNNSLCLFTPTGAKDGPPSLIPSGPIAFGTTIAAHVAKTHKTLLVEDIMGDERFPDGTGQDSGIHVHSVLCLPIVTAIGDLIAILELHRQWGKEPFNLSHQEVATANLAWASVAIHQVQVCRGLAKQTELNDFLLDVSKTYFDNIVAIDSLLEHIMIYAKNLVNADRCALFQVDHNNKELYSDLFDIGEEKEGKPVFRKTKEIRFSIDKGIAGQVAQTGEVLNIPDAYADPRFNREVDLKTGYTTRNILCMPIVSRGTVIGVVQMVNKLSGSAFTKTDENNFKMFAVFCALALHCANMYHRIRHSECIYRVTMEKLSYHSICTSEEWKTLSQLNLPAPIYKEIEMFHFDISPFEEIWPAVFIYMVHSSCGKTSFELEKLCRFTMSVRKNYRRVPYHNWKHAVTVAHCMYAILQKTPGMFTELEKKGLLIACLCHDLDHRGFSNAYLQKFDHPLAALYSTSTMEQHHFSQTVSILQLEGHNIFSNLNSSEYEQVLEIIRKAIIATDLALYFNNHQQLSELLTASALDLNNHSHRDRVIGLMMTACDLCSVTKQWQITRLTANDIYAEFWAEGDEMKKIGLQPIPMMDRDKKDEVPQGQVGFYNAVAVPCYTTLAELFPPSSPLLKACKENLGQWEKISRGEMQDILPSRPSDSGPVKVDN; encoded by the exons TACCAGGACACAAATATGCAGGGTGTGGTGTACGAACTCAACAGCTACATGGAGCAGCGCCTGGACACTGGAGGAGACAACAAACTCCTGCTCTATGAGTTGTGCAACATCATCAAGACAG CAACAAAAGCTGATGGATTTGCACTTTACTTTTTGGGAGAATGCAACAAT AGTTTATGTTTGTTCACTCCAACGGGGGCCAAGGATGGCCCTCCAAGCCTCATCCCCTCCGGCCCCATCGCATTTGGGACAACCATTGCCGCTCATGTTGCCAAGACTCACAAAACACTGCTAGTAGAGGACATCATGGGG GATGAGCGCTTCCCCGACGGCACAGGGCAGGACTCAGGGATCCATGTTCACTCTGTCCTGTGCCTCCCCATCGTCACTGCCATTGGGGACCTCATTGCCATCCTGGAGCTGCATCGGCAGTGGGGCAAGGAGCCCTTCAACCTCAGCCACCAGGAG GTTGCAACAGCTAATTTAGCGTGGGCATCAGTTGCCATTCATCAAGTACAG GTGTGCAGAGGCCTCGCCAAACAGACTGAGCTCAATGACTTCCTACTAGATGTGTCAAA AACATACTTTGATAACATTGTGGCAATAGATTCTCTACTTGAACATATTATG ATATATGCAAAAAACCTAGTGAATGCGGACAGGTGCGCACTCTTCCAGGTAGATCACAACAACAAAGAACTGTACTCTGACCTGTTCGATATTGGGGAAGAGAAAGAAGGCAAACCTGTCTTTAGGAAAACCAAAGAAATTAG GTTTTCTATAGACAAGGGAATAGCTGGCCAAGTGGCTCAGACAGGGGAAGTCTTAAATATCCCAGATGCCTATGCAGACCCCCGGTTCAACCG AGAGGTGGACCTCAAAACCGGCTACACCACGCGGAACATCCTGTGCATGCCCATCGTGAGCAGGGGGACCGTTATAGGTGTGGTGCAGATGGTGAACAAGCTAAGCGGAAGTGCCTTCACTAAAACAGATGAGAACAACTTTAAGATGTTTGCTGTCTTTTGTGCTCTGGCCTTACACTGTGCAAAT ATGTACCACAGGATCCGGCACTCTGAATGCATTTACAGAGTGACGATGGAAAAACTGTCTTATCACAGCATCTGCACATCAGAGGAATGGAAGACCCTTAGCCAGCTCAATCTCCCTGCACCCATTTATAAAGAGATCGAAAT gTTCCACTTTGACATCAGTCCCTTTGAGGAGATCTGGCCCGCTGTCTTTATCTACATGGTTCATAGCTCCTGTGGTAAGACCAG CTTTGAGCTGGAGAAGCTGTGTCGGTTCACCATGTCTGTACGGAAGAACTACCGACGTGTGCCCTACCACAACTGGAAGCACGCGGTAACGGTGGCACACTGTATGTACGCCATCCTACAGAAAACCCCCGGGATGTTCACAGAGTTAGAG AAGAAGGGTCTGTTGATAGCCTGCCTGTGCCATGACTTGGACCATCGGGGGTTCAGCAACGCATACCTACAGAAGTTTGACCATCCACTGGCTGCTCTGTACTCCACCTCCACCATGGAGCAACACCACTTCTCTCAGACTGTCTCCATCCTACAG CTGGAAGGGCACAATATTTTCTCCAACCTGAATTCCAGCGAGTACGAGCAGGTGCTGGAGATCATCCGGAAGGCCATCATCGCCACGGACCTCGCCCTGTACTTCAACAACCACCAGCAGCTGTCCGAGCTACTGACCGCGAGCGCGCTAGACTTGAACAACCACAgtcacag GGACCGTGTGATTGGTCTGATGATGACAGCATGTGACCTGTGTTCTGTTACCAAGCAATGGCAAATCACACGGCTCACAGCCAACGACATCTATGCTGAGTTCTGGGCTGAG GGTGATGAGATGAAGAAAATTGGGTTGCAGCCGATCCCTATGATGGACAGAGACAAGAAGGATGAGGTTCCCCAAGGCCAA gtgGGATTTTACAATGCTGTTGCAGTTCCATGTTACACGACACTAGCGGAGCTTTTCCCTCCATCCAGTCCTCTTCTAAAAGCCTGCAA GGAGAACCTGGGCCAGTGGGAGAAGATATCACggggagagatgcaggacatATTGCCCAGCCGGCCTTCAGATTCAGGTCCTGTCAAGGTGGACAACTGA
- the pde10a gene encoding cAMP and cAMP-inhibited cGMP 3',5'-cyclic phosphodiesterase 10A isoform X4, whose product MEDGPSSTSCFRRLTDCFLGASLTDEKVKAYLSLHPQMLDDFVLESVSAETLDRWLKRKTSSRPADDTSAKEVSRYQDTNMQGVVYELNSYMEQRLDTGGDNKLLLYELCNIIKTATKADGFALYFLGECNNSLCLFTPTGAKDGPPSLIPSGPIAFGTTIAAHVAKTHKTLLVEDIMGDERFPDGTGQDSGIHVHSVLCLPIVTAIGDLIAILELHRQWGKEPFNLSHQEVATANLAWASVAIHQVQVCRGLAKQTELNDFLLDVSKTYFDNIVAIDSLLEHIMIYAKNLVNADRCALFQVDHNNKELYSDLFDIGEEKEGKPVFRKTKEIRFSIDKGIAGQVAQTGEVLNIPDAYADPRFNREVDLKTGYTTRNILCMPIVSRGTVIGVVQMVNKLSGSAFTKTDENNFKMFAVFCALALHCANMYHRIRHSECIYRVTMEKLSYHSICTSEEWKTLSQLNLPAPIYKEIEMFHFDISPFEEIWPAVFIYMVHSSCGKTSFELEKLCRFTMSVRKNYRRVPYHNWKHAVTVAHCMYAILQKTPGMFTELEKKGLLIACLCHDLDHRGFSNAYLQKFDHPLAALYSTSTMEQHHFSQTVSILQLEGHNIFSNLNSSEYEQVLEIIRKAIIATDLALYFNNHQQLSELLTASALDLNNHSHRDRVIGLMMTACDLCSVTKQWQITRLTANDIYAEFWAEGDEMKKIGLQPIPMMDRDKKDEVPQGQVGFYNAVAVPCYTTLAELFPPSSPLLKACKENLGQWEKISRGEMQDILPSRPSDSGPVKVDN is encoded by the exons TACCAGGACACAAATATGCAGGGTGTGGTGTACGAACTCAACAGCTACATGGAGCAGCGCCTGGACACTGGAGGAGACAACAAACTCCTGCTCTATGAGTTGTGCAACATCATCAAGACAG CAACAAAAGCTGATGGATTTGCACTTTACTTTTTGGGAGAATGCAACAAT AGTTTATGTTTGTTCACTCCAACGGGGGCCAAGGATGGCCCTCCAAGCCTCATCCCCTCCGGCCCCATCGCATTTGGGACAACCATTGCCGCTCATGTTGCCAAGACTCACAAAACACTGCTAGTAGAGGACATCATGGGG GATGAGCGCTTCCCCGACGGCACAGGGCAGGACTCAGGGATCCATGTTCACTCTGTCCTGTGCCTCCCCATCGTCACTGCCATTGGGGACCTCATTGCCATCCTGGAGCTGCATCGGCAGTGGGGCAAGGAGCCCTTCAACCTCAGCCACCAGGAG GTTGCAACAGCTAATTTAGCGTGGGCATCAGTTGCCATTCATCAAGTACAG GTGTGCAGAGGCCTCGCCAAACAGACTGAGCTCAATGACTTCCTACTAGATGTGTCAAA AACATACTTTGATAACATTGTGGCAATAGATTCTCTACTTGAACATATTATG ATATATGCAAAAAACCTAGTGAATGCGGACAGGTGCGCACTCTTCCAGGTAGATCACAACAACAAAGAACTGTACTCTGACCTGTTCGATATTGGGGAAGAGAAAGAAGGCAAACCTGTCTTTAGGAAAACCAAAGAAATTAG GTTTTCTATAGACAAGGGAATAGCTGGCCAAGTGGCTCAGACAGGGGAAGTCTTAAATATCCCAGATGCCTATGCAGACCCCCGGTTCAACCG AGAGGTGGACCTCAAAACCGGCTACACCACGCGGAACATCCTGTGCATGCCCATCGTGAGCAGGGGGACCGTTATAGGTGTGGTGCAGATGGTGAACAAGCTAAGCGGAAGTGCCTTCACTAAAACAGATGAGAACAACTTTAAGATGTTTGCTGTCTTTTGTGCTCTGGCCTTACACTGTGCAAAT ATGTACCACAGGATCCGGCACTCTGAATGCATTTACAGAGTGACGATGGAAAAACTGTCTTATCACAGCATCTGCACATCAGAGGAATGGAAGACCCTTAGCCAGCTCAATCTCCCTGCACCCATTTATAAAGAGATCGAAAT gTTCCACTTTGACATCAGTCCCTTTGAGGAGATCTGGCCCGCTGTCTTTATCTACATGGTTCATAGCTCCTGTGGTAAGACCAG CTTTGAGCTGGAGAAGCTGTGTCGGTTCACCATGTCTGTACGGAAGAACTACCGACGTGTGCCCTACCACAACTGGAAGCACGCGGTAACGGTGGCACACTGTATGTACGCCATCCTACAGAAAACCCCCGGGATGTTCACAGAGTTAGAG AAGAAGGGTCTGTTGATAGCCTGCCTGTGCCATGACTTGGACCATCGGGGGTTCAGCAACGCATACCTACAGAAGTTTGACCATCCACTGGCTGCTCTGTACTCCACCTCCACCATGGAGCAACACCACTTCTCTCAGACTGTCTCCATCCTACAG CTGGAAGGGCACAATATTTTCTCCAACCTGAATTCCAGCGAGTACGAGCAGGTGCTGGAGATCATCCGGAAGGCCATCATCGCCACGGACCTCGCCCTGTACTTCAACAACCACCAGCAGCTGTCCGAGCTACTGACCGCGAGCGCGCTAGACTTGAACAACCACAgtcacag GGACCGTGTGATTGGTCTGATGATGACAGCATGTGACCTGTGTTCTGTTACCAAGCAATGGCAAATCACACGGCTCACAGCCAACGACATCTATGCTGAGTTCTGGGCTGAG GGTGATGAGATGAAGAAAATTGGGTTGCAGCCGATCCCTATGATGGACAGAGACAAGAAGGATGAGGTTCCCCAAGGCCAA gtgGGATTTTACAATGCTGTTGCAGTTCCATGTTACACGACACTAGCGGAGCTTTTCCCTCCATCCAGTCCTCTTCTAAAAGCCTGCAA GGAGAACCTGGGCCAGTGGGAGAAGATATCACggggagagatgcaggacatATTGCCCAGCCGGCCTTCAGATTCAGGTCCTGTCAAGGTGGACAACTGA
- the pla2g12b gene encoding group XIIB secretory phospholipase A2-like protein isoform X2, translating into MPLRTVALLLLCVSMGMCATIGHYQDQASEDEEPAVVTEGGVAAASVEAGEEGVAPVETHSPAAEEPAANSIFGDNLLAKIFAGDNPAADKPEVDVPVADGATAEKQGTDSDGPAGDAPGMEALTGEAVAQEQPSSSEDNDIRPVHTNQSPNKPLAQEDDNSWSLNSIRSTFQTMNGYFDSLVELAGGHNGVCQYRCRYGELPQPRPGYQLPEPNGCSSSLVGFQLDLGIPAMTKCCNQLDMCYDTCGTSKNDCDAKFRTCLYGICSDLKKSLGFVSKVQACESMADALHSTVGTLGCRPYMNSQRAACVCEGEERDEL; encoded by the exons ATGCCACTTCGGACTGTggccctgctcctcctctgcgtGTCCATGGGCATGTGTGCTACTATAGGCCACTACCAGGATCAAGCAAGTGAGGATGAGGAGCCAGCTGTTGTCACTGAAGGTGGTGTAGCAGCTGCCTCGGTAGAAGCAGGTGAAGAAGGTGTAGCTCCTGTCGAGACACACTCACCTGCCGCTGAGGAACCTGCTGCTAATTCCATTTTTGGTGACAATCTACTGGCTAAAATATTTGCAGGAGATAACCCAGCAGCTGACAAACCTGAAGTGGATGTCCCCGTGGCAGATGGTGCAACAGCGGAAAAGCAAGGGACAGACAGTGACGGGCCTGCTGGAGACGCCCCTGGTATGGAAGCTCTTACTGGTGAAGCTGTCGCCCAAGAGCAGCCTTCATCATCTGAGGACAATGACATCAGGCCAGTCCACACGAATCAGTCCCCAAACAAACCCTTGGCACAGGAGGACGATAACAGCTGGAGCCTTAACTCAATTAGAAGCACTTTCCAGACCATGAACGGATACTTTGACTCCCTGGTGGAGCTGGCAGGAGGGCACAATGGTGTATGTCAGTACCGCTGCCGATATG GAGAACTCCCTCAACCTCGTCCAGGCTACCAGCTCCCAGAGCCCAACGGCTGCAGCTCCTCTTTGGTGGGATTCCAG CTTGACCTGGGGATCCCTGCTATGACAAAGTGCTGTAACCAGCTTGACATGTGCTATGACACTTGTGGCACAAGCAAGAATGACTGCGACGCAAAGTTTCGCACATGTCTGTATGGCATCTGCTCCGACCTTAAGAAGAGTCTGGGCTTTGTGTCGAAAGTTCAAG CCTGTGAATCTATGGCCGACGCTCTCCACAGCACAGTGGGGACCCTTGGTTGTAGGCCTTACATGAACAGCCAGAGGGCAGCGTGTGTCTgcgagggagaggagagggatgaaCTGTGA
- the pla2g12b gene encoding group XIIB secretory phospholipase A2-like protein isoform X1, which produces MPLRTVALLLLCVSMGMCATIGHYQDQASEDEEPAVVTEGGVAAASVEAGEEGVAPVETHSPAAEEPAANSIFGDNLLAKIFAGDNPAADKPEVDVPVADGATAEKQGTDSDGPAGDAPGMEALTGEAVAQEQPSSSEDNDIRPVHTNQSPNKPLAQEDDNSWSLNSIRSTFQTMNGYFDSLVELAGGHNGVCQYRCRYGELPQPRPGYQLPEPNGCSSSLVGFQVNAALDLGIPAMTKCCNQLDMCYDTCGTSKNDCDAKFRTCLYGICSDLKKSLGFVSKVQACESMADALHSTVGTLGCRPYMNSQRAACVCEGEERDEL; this is translated from the exons ATGCCACTTCGGACTGTggccctgctcctcctctgcgtGTCCATGGGCATGTGTGCTACTATAGGCCACTACCAGGATCAAGCAAGTGAGGATGAGGAGCCAGCTGTTGTCACTGAAGGTGGTGTAGCAGCTGCCTCGGTAGAAGCAGGTGAAGAAGGTGTAGCTCCTGTCGAGACACACTCACCTGCCGCTGAGGAACCTGCTGCTAATTCCATTTTTGGTGACAATCTACTGGCTAAAATATTTGCAGGAGATAACCCAGCAGCTGACAAACCTGAAGTGGATGTCCCCGTGGCAGATGGTGCAACAGCGGAAAAGCAAGGGACAGACAGTGACGGGCCTGCTGGAGACGCCCCTGGTATGGAAGCTCTTACTGGTGAAGCTGTCGCCCAAGAGCAGCCTTCATCATCTGAGGACAATGACATCAGGCCAGTCCACACGAATCAGTCCCCAAACAAACCCTTGGCACAGGAGGACGATAACAGCTGGAGCCTTAACTCAATTAGAAGCACTTTCCAGACCATGAACGGATACTTTGACTCCCTGGTGGAGCTGGCAGGAGGGCACAATGGTGTATGTCAGTACCGCTGCCGATATG GAGAACTCCCTCAACCTCGTCCAGGCTACCAGCTCCCAGAGCCCAACGGCTGCAGCTCCTCTTTGGTGGGATTCCAGGTGAATGCTGCT CTTGACCTGGGGATCCCTGCTATGACAAAGTGCTGTAACCAGCTTGACATGTGCTATGACACTTGTGGCACAAGCAAGAATGACTGCGACGCAAAGTTTCGCACATGTCTGTATGGCATCTGCTCCGACCTTAAGAAGAGTCTGGGCTTTGTGTCGAAAGTTCAAG CCTGTGAATCTATGGCCGACGCTCTCCACAGCACAGTGGGGACCCTTGGTTGTAGGCCTTACATGAACAGCCAGAGGGCAGCGTGTGTCTgcgagggagaggagagggatgaaCTGTGA